TGTGCCTGGCCCTGGCGCGCCATACGAGGCTCCGATTCGTGGGGCTGTGCCACCAGATTCACGAGGGCTACCGCATCGTGGCCGAAGTGCTGGGCATGAACCCGTCAGACTTCCAACTGCTGGCCGCCGGCCTGAATCACTTCACCTGGATTCTGTCCATGACCGACCGTCGGACAGGCGACGACCTCTACCCCGCGTTCCGCGAGCGCCTTCGGCGAATGCCGCCGGGGTTTGAGCCGCTCTCGCGCGAACTGTACGACATCTTCGGGCTGTTCCCCGCCGTCGGGGATCAGCACGCGGGCGAATACATTGGCGACGCGTGGCGGCGTGTCGGCACGGACGGGTACGACTGGGGCTGGTATCATCGCAGGATGGCGCAGGTGCACGCGGACGTGGAAGCCATCGCGCACGGCGATGCCGACGCCACCCGCCGCTGGCTCGCCGGCCCATCGGTTGAGCGCGCTCAGCAGGTCATCGCGGGGCTGTGGACGGGAAGCGGCGGGTTTGAGGAAGCCGTGAACGTCGTCAACGGCGGGGCCATCGCCAACCTGCCCTCCGACGCCGTCGTGGAAGTGCCGGCCCACGTCTCCCGCGACCGGATTCTGCCGCTTCAGGTGGGGCCGCTTCCGGACGGCATCGCCGAACTGTGCGCGCGCCAGGTTGCCATCCAGGAACTGGCGGTGCAGGCGGCGGTGAGGGGGGACCGCCAGGCCGCGCTTCAGGCCCTGGCGCTGGATCCGGTCGTTCCCGACATGGAGACGGCGCGGCGGGTGCTGGACGAACTCCTGCGCACCCATGCCGCGTACCT
The window above is part of the Chloroflexota bacterium genome. Proteins encoded here:
- a CDS encoding alpha-glucosidase/alpha-galactosidase translates to MRSPKIVLIGAASVIFGTTTIRDLLLSPALAGSEITLVDIAEEGLGPVVRFAERLNAALGRDCRISATTDRRQALPGADFVVVSVAVDRERTWKLDFEIPLRLGVRHVLGENGGPGGLSHTLRNVPLLLDIARDVEALAPRAWVINFTNPMSRLCLALARHTRLRFVGLCHQIHEGYRIVAEVLGMNPSDFQLLAAGLNHFTWILSMTDRRTGDDLYPAFRERLRRMPPGFEPLSRELYDIFGLFPAVGDQHAGEYIGDAWRRVGTDGYDWGWYHRRMAQVHADVEAIAHGDADATRRWLAGPSVERAQQVIAGLWTGSGGFEEAVNVVNGGAIANLPSDAVVEVPAHVSRDRILPLQVGPLPDGIAELCARQVAIQELAVQAAVRGDRQAALQALALDPVVPDMETARRVLDELLRTHAAYLPQFRE